Proteins from a genomic interval of Clostridium sp. 'deep sea':
- a CDS encoding dipeptide ABC transporter ATP-binding protein — protein MSKLLEVKDLKKHYPISVNWRKQATVKAVDGVSFSLQAGETLGLVGESGCGKSTTGMSVLRLTEPTSGEVFFEGENICKLNSNKMRLYRKKMQIVFQDPFASLNPRWKIGNTIAEALEIHKLVTGKEKNLRVEQLLDRVGIDPSYKNRYPHEFSGGQRQRIGIARALAVKPQFVVCDEPVSALDVSVQAQVINLLQDLQKELALSYLFIAHDLGVVRHICDRVAVMYLGKIVELANTEDLYTNAQHPYTKALLSAVPVPDPLAKRNEIVLTGDIPSPLNPPTGCSFHPRCPYAKARCKETAPELINKQNKHSVSCHFAGKLGGK, from the coding sequence ATGAGTAAACTGTTAGAAGTAAAGGACCTGAAAAAGCATTACCCTATAAGTGTTAATTGGCGAAAACAGGCTACAGTTAAAGCAGTTGATGGTGTTAGCTTTTCACTCCAAGCTGGAGAAACACTAGGGCTTGTAGGCGAATCAGGTTGTGGTAAATCAACAACAGGTATGTCTGTTTTAAGACTAACTGAGCCAACTAGTGGTGAGGTGTTTTTTGAGGGTGAAAATATCTGTAAATTAAACAGCAATAAAATGAGATTATACCGAAAAAAAATGCAGATTGTCTTTCAAGACCCTTTTGCTTCCTTAAATCCACGTTGGAAGATTGGCAATACCATAGCTGAAGCACTGGAAATACACAAGCTTGTTACTGGCAAAGAAAAAAACCTTAGGGTAGAGCAATTGCTAGATAGAGTTGGTATTGATCCTAGCTATAAAAATAGATATCCACACGAGTTTAGTGGTGGTCAAAGACAACGAATTGGCATAGCAAGAGCACTGGCTGTAAAACCACAATTTGTAGTTTGTGATGAACCTGTTTCTGCTCTCGATGTATCGGTTCAGGCTCAGGTAATAAATTTACTACAAGATTTGCAAAAAGAATTGGCTTTATCATATTTATTTATTGCCCATGACTTGGGAGTAGTTAGACATATTTGTGACCGAGTAGCAGTAATGTATTTAGGTAAAATAGTTGAACTAGCAAACACAGAGGATTTATATACTAATGCTCAACATCCTTACACAAAGGCGTTGCTCTCTGCTGTACCAGTGCCAGATCCATTAGCAAAACGCAATGAAATAGTTTTAACAGGGGATATACCTAGTCCTCTTAATCCACCAACAGGGTGTAGCTTTCACCCCCGATGCCCTTACGCCAAAGCAAGGTGTAAAGAAACAGCACCGGAGTTAATAAATAAGCAAAATAAACACTCAGTGTCGTGTCACTTTGCTGGAAAATTGGGAGGTAAGTAA
- the nikB gene encoding nickel ABC transporter permease: protein MHKRVLKKIINALIVIFGVSIIVFLLMYLTGDPVALLLPMDASPEDAELLRDTLGFNDPLWQQYFRFMGNAIKGDFGTSLRHHQPALRLVLDRMPATLELTFAGMAVALIIAIPVGIITAVKKNSIVDYIGSVLALIGQSMPVFWLGLMLLYLVGLKWDLLPTHSRGSWKNLVLPAITVGAYTAATIVRLLRSRMVEVMQQDYIKTARAKGVKKKIIIVKHALRNALLPVVTILGMQLGVLLGGAVITETIFSWPGVGRFMIQSIHNRDMPVVQAGVFVLAASIVLINILTDVVYSLLDPRIKYE from the coding sequence ATGCATAAAAGAGTATTAAAAAAAATAATAAATGCCTTAATTGTTATATTTGGTGTTTCAATAATTGTGTTTTTGCTTATGTATCTAACCGGAGATCCAGTTGCTTTATTACTGCCTATGGATGCCTCTCCCGAAGATGCTGAATTACTGCGTGATACCTTGGGATTTAATGACCCTCTGTGGCAGCAGTATTTTAGATTTATGGGCAATGCTATAAAGGGTGATTTTGGTACATCACTTCGTCACCATCAACCAGCATTACGATTAGTACTAGACCGAATGCCCGCAACCTTAGAATTAACATTTGCAGGTATGGCAGTAGCCTTAATAATTGCAATACCGGTGGGTATAATTACTGCGGTTAAAAAGAACAGCATTGTAGATTATATTGGCTCTGTTCTAGCTTTAATAGGACAGTCTATGCCAGTTTTTTGGTTGGGTTTAATGCTCTTATACCTAGTAGGTTTAAAATGGGATTTACTGCCAACTCATAGTAGAGGTAGCTGGAAAAACTTAGTTTTACCTGCAATCACTGTTGGAGCCTATACGGCTGCTACTATAGTTAGATTATTAAGGTCACGAATGGTTGAGGTAATGCAACAAGACTATATTAAAACTGCGCGAGCCAAGGGTGTTAAAAAGAAAATTATCATAGTTAAACATGCCTTGCGGAATGCCTTACTGCCTGTTGTAACCATCTTAGGTATGCAATTAGGAGTTTTACTTGGAGGAGCTGTAATAACTGAAACAATATTTTCTTGGCCAGGGGTTGGTAGATTTATGATTCAATCTATTCATAATCGAGATATGCCAGTAGTTCAGGCGGGAGTATTTGTTTTGGCGGCTAGCATTGTGTTAATAAATATATTAACTGATGTAGTTTATAGTCTGCTTGATCCTCGAATAAAGTACGAATAA